One window from the genome of Crassostrea angulata isolate pt1a10 chromosome 2, ASM2561291v2, whole genome shotgun sequence encodes:
- the LOC128171527 gene encoding perlucin-like protein, whose translation MESPRSLLLCLITIGLGTLIEGCDDGWVPYKNNCYWFSRGTDLVFHNAVNTCSDKGSHLIELKNTSEEKWVLLQSLIRRYGHVWLGLTDVSREGRYVYSSTGVKPRYLNWHRTEPAGGKGENCAVLVTTQRVWHDYPCTSKMSYVCKKPEKRMDLNSNYCK comes from the exons ATGGAGAGTCCACGCAGTCTGCTTCTTTGCTTGATCACCATTGGTTTGGGGACATTGATTGAag GTTGCGATGACGGATGGGTACCATACAAAAACAACTGTTACTGGTTTTCAAGGGGAACGGATTTGGTTTTTCATAATGCAGTG AATACTTGTTCCGACAAGGGGTCACATTTGATCGAATTAAAAAACACATCAGAAGAAAAGTGGGTGCTGCTTCAAAGTCTAATACGCC gTTATGGTCACGTGTGGCTAGGTCTCACTGATGTTTCACGTGAAGGTCGGTACGTGTATTCATCAACTGGCGTTAAACCACGGTATCTAAACTGGCACAGAACGGAGCCAGCTGGCGGTAAAGGAGAAAACTGTGCTGTTCTGGTAACGACACAGCGTGTGTGGCACGACTATCCCTGTACCTCTAAAATGTCCTACGTCTGTAAGAAACCTGAAAAACGCATGGATTTGAATTCAAATTATTGTAAATGA
- the LOC128171537 gene encoding CD209 antigen-like protein E: MLIDKPSAFEMTTPRSLLMYISLIIIGFGASIEAFLNRCEKGWVPFGRNCYKFSSSTATFKDAMVICNNYGAILLESESKWEESWLDLHSRVRGKATHVWLGVSDIQREGQFVTLSDARKPRYSNWLKGEPNNVNNEDCLLYGIGRGGWNDGNCESKVNYVCKK; this comes from the exons ATGTTGATAGACAAACCGTCAGCCTTTGAAATGACGACTCCAAGAAGTTTGCTTATGTACATCAGTTTGATCATTATTGGTTTTGGGGCATCGATTGAAG catttctgAATAGATGCGAAAAAGGATGGGTTCCATTTGGAAGGAACTGCTATAAATTCTCATCATCGACAGCGACATTCAAAGATGCTATG GTAATATGTAACAACTATGGGGCAATACTTCTGGAATCGGAAAGCAAATGGGAGGAAAGCTGGCTGGATTTACACAGTCGTGTCAGAGGTAAA GCTACACATGTCTGGCTTGGAGTGAGTGACATTCAACGAGAAGGGCAATTTGTGACCTTATCTGATGCACGGAAACCTCGCTATAGCAACTGGTTAAAAGGAGAACCTAACAATGTCAACAACGAAGACTGTCTCCTTTATGGAATTGGGAGGGGAGGATGGAATGATGGAAATTGTGAAAGTAAAGTAAactatgtttgtaaaaaatga